From Andrena cerasifolii isolate SP2316 chromosome 12, iyAndCera1_principal, whole genome shotgun sequence, a single genomic window includes:
- the Ash1 gene encoding histone-lysine N-methyltransferase ash1 isoform X3: MDAIKGGGSWDPTTEPNGTDSVDSEEDSDSDSSGGTEGSCSYSDSNSDSDDESSGGEEEEEGEEEEEEEEDTGSNSDCTSEHSEQTFSIQETNFESGALKLKITMKGPRKEDTEKVRCEKNRRNASKKSKANCEAKSSECSSDDSDSSEGRLPSQQQCQQTQQSQQQQQQQPQQQQLQQQQPQQQQQQQQPHQPLQEINQEDLAAILPDQEHEDAPFDGFEDSESGRLVSKAIERMSLGADSDTSENGDQNPVPVYSSTLLQQFVEKTALLSEPRKRRSKLGKKLNDSEYPCVSNVSPDSGIQSVDNSPLHLAISPVSPAAPTQSPVQTVVSKPAVNVDRVLYPPKRKPGRPAKTVSTQPRGPGRPRLKPDIAEKIEKIEKIDKAEKFEKSERNDRKEAASSLPQQKISKEESNKKGKAKTLQHRSVAARENKEGESESTKKLKDKPVCQKKRGCTASKQFSQGKMLGRRNNGNSPARVKCLNRTVTSSKYGKDVIRCDGKACRKMRKDKPVAGNKMTSALRRQKQSSCERTTNDRKTINSSKRSLKENRNHSGPVTKRSSPKKIVAPVTRRVLKENKNTKKTAITFETNGVGVQTLISLPVSEALKAEKVENVTNKCDKATQPIHNHCHKQHHHHHHHKHRRRLLLPPKNPIRIDPCVIQELEKLIDEFSKSCSLGRSNANAAYSELPQIFRVKKLTKKRKGDVTATDDQKLKRRSKKEKILSGTDSKSNTNANVNSNSNEQRLPLKKRHYHVSSPHSSQSSNGSCTDATINETNSTESHIEEAIEATITRYGGGSGSLGINVGVDGSGGCDKGEGDGDVDDDGDCDGDGDGDGDGDAEADGDGDGDDDGDGDADGAGGGRGSSASSSQEDAVPVTPKKRHRDSENAILGKSSAACCNLVEEKPLNQTEVQPRRKKKIVKDLRVTVTKLSAESHAGLEKAAKTDRVDKGDGKPEKPEKCASNSKNPKSHADKSGKVEKVAAEKLIKPDKNQTDKLEKSEVPLEHGRLDKYIKVDTGEFHVAESYDENEATNESKLTETNVGSNVPNPLNSAAVLVLAKKKMRRRKAINRTGFPTLKKKKKRSLNVSEPSTDPPKATLATDEAADDVEGHTSPKEGTEDLMMDSKTSVLRAEIGDTLPSEYIKHTNNNSIAENRVPSKTANLSLEPDAGNLAGQEKSSGRICSEERAESRPCQLRVRKDLVESENDNVSSNRFCPVKCERVQDSRIYDENAPLEESLEKYVSSQKRVAELNEEENTKRLERPGCQANIKTEHSGSFNGNQKKRRGSSSPCSLTPRNMKRLRSAGYDTENEALPNTDIVGSDHEARTHFNSTHTRKKQSRWKKRYLQGGALHDCEPKTRGGGGGDGGAGGRGGGSGGSTDNAPGRSKIGCEPNESASVAVLSTSYQCGKFLRQRKMSFQLPYDLWWLQTQSRLPSRESVPSWNYKKIRTNVYYDVKPTTLYEAQACECKPESGCGDDCINRMVFSECSPQLCPCGDKCENQKIQKHEWAPGLQKFMTEDKGWGVRTQQSIKSGVFILEYVGEVVSEREFKSRMATRYANDTHHYCLHLDGGLVIDGHRMGGDGRFVNHSCEPNCEMQKWSVHGLPRMALFASRDIRPGEELTYDYNFALFNPSEGQECRCGSSGCRGVIGGKSQRVTKTMVSVPSQLEPTERRSVGRPRKNVRKSNAVQSVNSKGICKSRKMGDSNLIHAPVLKPMSHQQRCFAQQHHCFLLRNLEKVRRVKSLVNQVQIQNGKSKFGSTACVVKEKGGAGDAKIQSDAFFSQLTALTNTNTRTVRTRRLAQAQDDPEVHRTAKLAKVLKDLYTIVATANDENGQLLCTPFITLPSKRKLPDYYEKIVDVIDLSTIDQCIGTGHYKAAEHFDHDMIRLFDNNVRFFGRTSEVGIAAARLRKLYLGSKPDFVDAITDATGCPPSQGFLPPRGSTAGEEDVIRCICGLHRDEGLMIQCERCLVWQHCDCVKADTSVESYLCERCQPRPVDLEIPLEGDEEEEGKKHYVTLMRGDLQLRQGDTVYVLRDTPEKHTYRTIQKPDYEQMDIFRIERLWKNTEGERFVFGHHYLRPHETYHEPTRKFYENEVVCAPLYEAVPCDLVAERCWVLDPHTYCKGRPVGSTPEHTYVCEYRVDRAARLFTKVARARHQVCTKPYAFETFPQRIKHYRTYLPHSLEGIQIASKMNKEKKKSNNQDVDSNHKSESCENVKTHTKDQQKPTGKGRRRSNEILSVATPASSYAQREEQRRRLNNILISLLQKMPNRKDPLDLSFLLERNRRNRKRPGGLNP; this comes from the exons ATGGATGCCATAAAAGGTGGAGGTAGCTGGGATCCAACCACCGAACCTAATG GAACAGATTCGGTCGACTCCGAAGAAGATTCTGATTCCGATAGTTCCGGCGGCACGGAAGGTAGTTGTTCTTATTCGGATTCGAATTCAGACTCGGACGACGAGAGTAGCGGcggcgaagaagaagaggaaggagaagaagaagaagaggaggaggaggatacAGGTTCGAATTCAGATTGCACGTCCGAGCATAGCGAGCAAACGTTCTCCATTCAAGAGACAAATTTTGAATCG GGAGCGCTTAAACTAAAGATCACTATGAAAGGGCCGAGGAAAGAGGATACGGAAAAAGTCAGATGCGAGAAGAATAGGCGAAACGCATcgaaaaagagtaaagcaaaTTGCGAGGCGAAG TCATCCGAATGCAGCAGCGACGATTCAGACTCGTCGGAAGGTCGTTTACCTTCGCAACAGCAGTGTCAGCAAACTCAGCAGTctcaacaacaacagcagcagcagccgcagcagcagcaattacaacagcagcaaccacagcagcagcagcagcagcaacaaccaCATCAACCGCTTCAGGAAATCAATCAGGAAGATTTGGCGGCCATTTTACCGGATCAAGAGCACGAGGACGCACCGTTTGATGGATTTGAAGATTCAGAAAGCGGCCGATTAGTATCGAAAGCTATCGAACGAATGTCTCTGGGAGCCGATTCGGATACGAGCGAAAACGGTGACCAAAACCCAGTACCTGTGTATAGTTCGACTCTGTTGCAACAATTCGTCGAGAAGACGGCTCTGCTGTCGGAACCGCGGAAAAGACGGAGTAAATTAGGGAAGAAATTAAACGATTCGGAATATCCTTGCGTCTCAAATGTATCGCCGGACTCGGGAATTCAGTCGGTGGATAACAGTCCGCTACACTTGGCGATTAGCCCAGTAAGCCCGGCAGCTCCAACGCAGTCACCGGTGCAAACCGTAGTCTCGAAGCCAGCCGTAAACGTGGATCGTGTTCTGTATCCGCCAAAGCGAAAACCTGGTAGACCGGCCAAAACAGTATCGACACAGCCCCGCGGTCCAGGAAGGCCGAGACTAAAGCCAGACATCGCGGAGAAGATCGAGAAGATCGAGAAGATAGACAAGGCAGAGAAATTCGAAAAGAGCGAAAGAAACGATAGGAAGGAGGCAGCGTCGTCGTTGCCGCAGCAAAAGATCTCAAAGGAGGAGTCGAATAAGAAGGGTAAAGCAAAGACGTTGCAGCATAGATCGGTTGCGGCTCGAGAGAATAAAGAAGGGGAAAGTGAGTCGACGAAGAAGTTAAAGGATAAGCCTGTTTGTCAAAAGAAGCGCGGCTGTACCGCGTCCAAACAATTCTCGCAGGGGAAAATGCTGGGAAGAAGGAATAACGGAAATTCCCCGGCGCGTGTAAAGTGCCTAAATAGGACTGTTACGTCGAGTAAGTATGGTAAGGACGTAATTCGGTGCGACGGCAAGGCGTGTAGAAAAATGAGAAAGGATAAGCCAGTAGCGGGGAACAAAATGACAAGCGCGTTACGACGGCAGAAGCAATCGTCTTGCGAGCGAACAACAAACGATAGGAAGACGATCAATTCGAGTAAGAGAAGCTTGAAGGAGAACAGAAATCACTCCGGTCCAGTGACTAAAAGGTCTTCGCCAAAGAAGATTGTCGCACCGGTCACGCGGCGCGTattgaaggaaaataaaaatactaaaaagacGGCCATCACTTTCGAAACGAACGGCGTTGGTGTTCAAACCTTGATATCTTTGCCGGTTAGCGAAGCATTGAAAGCGGAAAAAGTTGAGAACGTGACCAACAAGTGCGACAAGGCGACACAGCCCATACACAATCATTGTCATAAAcaacatcatcatcatcatcatcacaaGCACAGGCGACGACTGTTGTTACCGCCTAAGAATCCGATACGCATCGATCCCTGTGTCATTCAAGAGTTGGAAAAACTGATCGACGAATTCTCAAAGTCCTGCAGCCTGGGGCGGAGCAACGCGAACGCCGCTTACTCTGAGTTGCCCCAAATTTTTCGCGTGAAAAAGTTGACGAAAAAAAGGAAAGGCGACGTTACCGCGACCGACGATCAGAAACTAAAAAGGCGTTCGAAGAAGGAGAAGATACTGTCCGGCACGGATTCGAAGAGCAATACAAACGCGAACGTAAATTCGAATTCGAACGAACAGAGGTTACCGCTTAAGAAAAGGCATTACCACGTGTCCAGCCCGCACAGCTCTCAGAGCTCGAACGGCAGTTGCACCGACGCGACCATCAATGAAACCAACTCCACTGAGAGTCATATAGAGGAAGCTATCGAGGCTACGATAACGAGGTACGGTGGTGGCAGTGGCAGTCTTGGTATTAATGTTGGCGTTGATGGTAGCGGTGGCTGTGACAAAGGAGAAGGCGATGGTGATGTCGATGACGATGGCGATTGtgatggcgatggcgatggcgatggcgatggtGATGCCGAAGCCGATGGAGATGGTGATGGCGATGACGATGGTGACGGTGACGCTGACGGTGCCGGCGGTGGTAGAGGTAGTTCCGCGTCTTCCAGCCAGGAGGACGCAGTCCCTGTTACTCCTAAGAAAAGGCACAGGGATTCCGAAAACGCGATACTCGGCAAATCGAGCGCAGCATGTTGCAACTTGGTGGAAGAAAAACCATTGAATCAAACGGAGGTACAGCCGCGCCGTAAGAAGAAGATCGTTAAGGATCTTCGGGTAACGGTCACAAAACTGTCTGCCGAAAGCCATGCCGGTTTGGAGAAAGCCGCTAAGACCGACAGAGTCGACAAGGGTGACGGTAAACCCGAAAAGCCGGAGAAATGTGCCAGCAATTCGAAAAACCCGAAAAGTCACGCGGACAAGAGTGGCAAGGTCGAGAAGGTAGCTGCGGAGAAATTAATAAAACCCGATAAGAATCAAACGGATAAGCTCGAGAAGAGCGAGGTTCCGTTGGAACACGGTCGCTTAGACAAGTATATAAAAGTCGATACAGGAGAGTTTCACGTGGCGGAAAGTTACGACGAAAACGAGGCGACGAACGAAAGCAAATTGACGGAAACTAATGTCGGCTCGAACGTACCTAATCCATTGAACTCTGCTGCCGTGTTGGTTTTGGCCAAGAAGAAAATGAGGCGACGGAAGGCCATCAATCGTACCGGCTTCCCGacgttgaagaaaaaaaagaagaggtcGTTGAACGTGAGCGAGCCGTCAACCGACCCACCCAAAGCAACATTGGCTACCGACGAAGCTGCGGACGACGTCGAAGGTCATACTTCGCCCAAGGAAGGAACCGAAGATCTTATGATGGACAGTAAAACGAGCGTGTTAAGGGCCGAGATAGGAGACACGTTGCCGTCCGAGTATATTAAGCATACTAACAACAATAGCATCGCGGAGAACCGAGTTCCGTCTAAGACAGCCAACTTAAGTCTCGAGCCTGATGCTGGAAATTTGGCGGGGCAGGAAAAGTCCTCCGGTCGGATCTGTTCGGAAGAGCGAGCGGAATCGCGTCCCTGTCAATTGAGAGTCCGAAAGGATCTGGTTGAATCGGAGAACGATAACGTATCGTCCAACAGATTCTGCCCGGTCAAGTGTGAAAGGGTTCAAGATTCCAGAATATACGACGAGAACGCGCCACTGGAGGAATCTCTGGAAAAATACGTTTCAAGTCAAAAGAGGGTCGCTGAactgaacgaagaagaaaacacGAAGAGGCTGGAACGGCCAGGCTGCCAGGCGAACATAAAAACTGAGCATTCTGGGTCTTTCAATGGGAATCAGAAAAAACGGCGAGGTTCGTCGAGTCCTTGCAGCCTTACTCCAAGAAACATGAAGCGTCTGCGTAGCGCCGGATACGATACGGAAAACGAAGCTTTGCCGAATACCGACATTGTTGGCAGCGACCACGAGGCTAGGACGCATTTCAATTCGACGCATACCAGGAAGAAGCAATCCAGATGGAAGAAACGTTATTTGCAAGGTGGCGCCTTACACGACTGCGAGCCAAAAACACGCGGAGGCGGAGGTGGCGATGGCGGAGCTGGAGGTAGAGGCGGTGGCAGTGGCGGTAGTACCGATAATGCACCCGGGAGGAGTAAGATCGGTTGTGAACCGAATGAATCCGCATCCGTGGCGGTCCTGTCCACTTCGTACCAGTGCGGCAAGTTTCTGCGACAAAGGAAAATGTCGTTTCAGTTGCCGTACGATTTGTGGTGGTTGCAGACCCAGTCTAGACTGCCCAGCAGAGAATCGGTACCGTCGTGGAATTATAA GAAAATTCGTACAAACGTTTATTACGACGTGAAGCCAACTACGCTGTACGAGGCGCAAGCGTGCGAATGCAAGCCGGAGAGTGGTTGCGGGGATGATTGCATCAATCGTATGGTCTTCAGCGAATGTTCCCCGCAACTTTGCCCCTGCGGCGATAAATGCGAGAATCAGAAGATTCAAAAGCACGAATGGGCGCCGGGGTTGCAGAAATTCATGACAGAGGATAAAGGTTGGGGAGTGAGAACGCAACAGTCGATCAAGTCAGGTGTTTTTATTCTCGAGTACGTCGGGGAGGTTGTGTCTGAAAGGGAGTTCAAATCCAGAATGGCAACCAG GTACGCCAACGATACGCATCACTATTGCTTACACCTAGACGGAGGTCTGGTGATCGATGGGCATCGTATGGGAGGTGACGGACGATTCGTAAATCATTCTTGCGAACCAAACTGCGAGATGCAAAAGTGGAGCGTACACGGTCTCCCGCGTATGGCGTTGTTCGCCTCGAGAGACATCAGGCCAGGCGAAGAGTTGACGTACGATTATAATTTCGCGCTATTCAACCCATCCGAAGGGCAGGAATGTAGGTGCGGCAGTAGCGGTTGCAGAGGTGTAATAG GTGGAAAGAGTCAAAGGGTTACGAAGACTATGGTATCTGTTCCGTCTCAATTGGAACCGACAGAGAGACGATCGGTCGGGAGACCAAGGAAAAACGTGCGGAAATCGAACGCGGTGCAGTCCGTAAACTCTAAAGGCATTTGCAAATCCCGTAAAATGGGCGACTCTAATTTGATTCATGCCCCGGTGCTGAAGCCAATGTCCCACCAGCAACGGTGCTTCGCTCAACAACACCATTGCTTCTTATTGAGGAATTTGGAGAAAGTGAGGCGGGTAAAATCTTTGGTGAACCAAGTACAGATACAGAACGGTAAATCGAAATTCGGTAGCACCGCGTGTGTAGTGAAGGAAAAAGGTGGTGCTGGTGATGCTAAGATTCAATCGGATGCGTTCTTCTCGCAATTGACTGCCCTGACAAACACGAATACTCGTACAGTGCGAACGCGACGGTTGGCACAAGCCCAAGACGACCCAGAAGTACATAGAACTGCGAAACTGGCCAAG GTGCTGAAAGATTTATACACCATCGTGGCAACTGCAAACGACGAGAACGGCCAATTGTTGTGCACGCCGTTTATAACGTTGCCTTCTAAAAGGAAATTGCCAGACTATTATGAGAAAATAGTGGACGTTATAGACTTGAGCACGATCGATCAGTGTATCGGAACGGGTCACTATAAAGCTGCCGAGCATTTCGATCACGATATGATTAGGCTTTTCGACAACAATGTCCGATTCTTTGGAAGAACATCGGAAGTGGGTATCGCTGCGGCCAGATTAAGAAAGTTGTACCTGGGAAGTAAGCCCGACTTTGTAGATGCGATAACGGATGCGACCGGCTGTCCTCCCTCTCAAGGGTTCTTACCTCCTCGAGGTTCGACCGCGGGAGAAGAAGATGTTATCAGGTGTATCTGTGGTTTGCACAG GGACGAGGGTTTGATGATACAATGCGAGCGCTGTCTCGTCTGGCAGCATTGTGACTGCGTTAAAGCCGATACGAGCGTAGAGTCTTATCTGTGCGAGAGATGTCAGCCGCGGCCAGTCGATTTGGAAATACCGTTAGAGGgtgacgaggaagaggagggaaAGAAACACTATGTCACTTTGATGCGCGGTGATCTTCAACTTAGACAGGGAGACACGGTATACGTGTTGAGAGACACGCCAGAGAAGCATACGTACAGAACCATTCAGAAGCCCGATTACGAGCAGATGGACATCTTTAGAATCGAAAGACTCTGGAAGAACACAGA AGGAGAAAGATTTGTGTTCGGTCATCACTACTTGAGACCCCATGAAACTTATCACGAGCCGACTAGAAAGTTTTACGAAAACGAAGTGGTGTGCGCGCCACTCTACGAAGCAGTTCCATGCGATCTAGTTGCGGAACGTTGTTGGGTTCTGGATCCTCATACGTACTGCAAAG GGCGACCAGTGGGTTCTACGCCAGAGCATACGTACGTGTGCGAGTATCGCGTTGACCGCGCTGCACGACTTTTTACAAAGGTTGCCAGAGCTAGGCATCAGGTGTGCACGAAGCCTTACGCATTCGAAACGTTCCCGCAACGCATTAAGCATTATCGAACTTATTTG